GCCAGCCGATCCACACGGTCAGCGCGGGGGATTCTGGGCGGTGTCGACCTCGAGCAGCATGTCGGTGCTGTCGCGGGTGAGCTGCCACCCGCCGTCGGGGGTCCGCGCGAACTCCATCGGGAACGTGAAATCCCCGCCGGTGCGACCCGGTGGCGTCCGGGCGATCACGGTGGCGACCACGTCGTCGGCGGTCGCCGCCCACGCCAGGCCGGCCGCGTCGAAGGTCATCGGGTGATAGCCGTTGTCGGCCAGTGCCTTACCGAAGCGGTCGAGCGCCGCGGCGTCACCGGGGCCGGCATCTGCGATCAGGCTGAGTTTTTGTGCGCCGGGCACCGCGGGGTCGGCCAGTCGGTACAGCACGTCGGTCAGCGCGCTCGGCGGTGGCAGCGGCGCAGGCGGGGGCGGGTAGGCGGGCGCGGCCGGTGCGGACGCGACCGTGCTCGACGGCCCCGGGGCCGGGGGTTTGTCGCTACCGCACCCGCCCAGACCGACTGAAAGCCCGAACGCCGCCACCAGAACGGTGACGGCGCTGCGGACTACTGCGGTCATGGTGCGTTGCGGCACCGGTGGACGGCTCAGCCGACCGCCGAGAGCAACGCCAAGGCGGAGCTCCGCGACACCTGAAAGCCGCTCGGGCTGGGACCGGCGACGAAGACGATGTTCTGGGTGGCGACGCCGCCGGTGGCCGCGGTCGCGGTGACGTCGGCCGTGACCACGCCGCCGTTCTGGTCGACATTGGCGACGCTGAAGCTCAGCGGGAATTTGCCCTGCGCGGCCGCATTCTGGTACGCCCGATCGGCGCCGACCGCTTCGATTCTGCCGATGCCGCCCTGGATGAAGGGCGACTTGCCGCGGAACGACCCGGGGCCGGCGAGGGCCTGCAGAGTCTGGGTCAGCGGACCCGCCAGATCAGGTGCGGGGACCTGCGGCATCGGTACGCCGAACACGACCGGCGACACGGCGGGCGCTGCCACCGAATTCGATGCAATGTTGGTCACACCTGCCGCGCCACCTGCTACTACAGCGGCTGCTGCAACGCCGGTTACGAGGGTTTTCAGGGTCACGGCTGTCCTTTCGATCTTTCTGGCTCGGGTTCGAGGTTAACAGTGCTGCGGGTGTGTCGAATCCCTACGCCGCACACAAAGTCTGAATCGCCGGTAGCGTTGAAGTTGTTACTGCACCACTATTCGGTGCAGGAGAGGGGCGCAACATGAGTGAGTCACAGCGTCACGAAGCCAGAGAAGACGGTTTCACGACACCCCATGAGATCGGCCTGTCCGGTGAGGACGCCGCGGAGCTCGAGGAGTTGCGCCGCGAGGCGGCGGCCCTGCGAGAGCAGCTGGAGAACGCCGTAGGACCGCAGAGCGGTCTGCGCAGCGCCCGTGACGTCCACCAACTGGAAGCTCGGATCGACTCGCTCGCCGCGCGCAACGCCAAGCTGATGGACACCCTCAAGGAGGCGCGCCAGCAACTGCTCGCGCTGCGCGAAGAGGTCGACCGGCTGGGGCAGCCCCCGAGCGGCTACGGCGTCCTGCTCGCCGCCCACGAGGACGACACCGTCGACGTCTTCACCTCCGGGCGCAAGATGCGGCTGACCTGCTCGCCCAACATCGATGTCAAGTCACTCAAGCAGGGTCAGACCGTCCGCCTCAACGAGGCGCTGACCGTCGTCGAGGCCGGCCACTTCGAGGCCGTCGGCGAAATCAGCACCCTGCGCGAGATCCTCTCCGACGGGCACCGCGCGCTGGTGGTCGGCCACGCCGACGAGGAGCGCATCGTCTGGCTGGCCGAGCCGCTGGTGTCGGTGGAGCACCTGCCCGACGCCGACGTCGCCGGGCCCGAACTCGACGACGACCGCCCGCGCAGGCTTCGGCCGGGCGATTCGCTGCTCGTCGACACCAAGGCCGGGTACGCCTTCGAGCGCATCCCCAAGGCCGAGGTCGAGGACCTGGTCCTCGAAGAGGTGCCCGACGTCAGCTACAGCGACATCGGCGGCCTCGGCCGTCAGATCGAGCAGATCCGCGACGCCGTCGAGCTGCCCTTCCTGCACAAGGAGCTCTACCGGGAGTACTCGCTGCGGCCGCCCAAGGGTGTGCTGCTCTACGGTCCGCCCGGCTGCGGAAAGACGCTGATCGCCAAGGCGGTTGCGAACTCGCTGGCCAAGAAGATGGCGGAGGTGCGCGGCGACGACGCCCGCGAGGCGAAGTCCTACTTCCTCAACATCAAGGGCCCCGAGCTGCTCAACAAGTTCGTCGGCGAGACCGAGCGTCACATCCGGCTGATCTTCCAGCGCGCCAGGGAGAAGGCCTCCGAGGGCACCCCGGTGATCGTGTTCTTCGACGA
Above is a window of Mycolicibacterium baixiangningiae DNA encoding:
- the arc gene encoding proteasome ATPase is translated as MSESQRHEAREDGFTTPHEIGLSGEDAAELEELRREAAALREQLENAVGPQSGLRSARDVHQLEARIDSLAARNAKLMDTLKEARQQLLALREEVDRLGQPPSGYGVLLAAHEDDTVDVFTSGRKMRLTCSPNIDVKSLKQGQTVRLNEALTVVEAGHFEAVGEISTLREILSDGHRALVVGHADEERIVWLAEPLVSVEHLPDADVAGPELDDDRPRRLRPGDSLLVDTKAGYAFERIPKAEVEDLVLEEVPDVSYSDIGGLGRQIEQIRDAVELPFLHKELYREYSLRPPKGVLLYGPPGCGKTLIAKAVANSLAKKMAEVRGDDAREAKSYFLNIKGPELLNKFVGETERHIRLIFQRAREKASEGTPVIVFFDEMDSIFRTRGTGVSSDVETTVVPQLLSEIDGVEGLENVIVIGASNREDMIDPAILRPGRLDVKIKIERPDAEAAQDIFSKYLTEDLPVNDDDLSEFSGDRSLTIKAMIEKVVDRMYAEIDDNRFLEVTYANGDKEVMYFKDFNSGAMIQNVVDRAKKYAIKSVLESGQRGLRIQHLLDSIVDEFAENEDLPNTTNPDDWARISGKKGERIVYIRTLVTGKSSSANRAIDTESNLGQYL